The Actinomycetota bacterium genome includes a region encoding these proteins:
- a CDS encoding SpoIID/LytB domain-containing protein produces MRKKSFILIVLASLVFLYATPVPAAAADYTFKGYGFGHGIGLCQWGAKGRASAGQAYEQILTHYYQGTQITSDYNVPPTVRVRLFDKANLTKVFFAGENSTTIDFVNTDGTYAYQGAVGKWSAISNERGLLSLIGPDGTVGAENLASPIIATNAADNIIVYNASAKRFHSYKGSMYVYSTGKASLYVVNYIQFEPFYLYGLGEVPSSWPYDALYAQAIAARSYAIKNMKPQAAFDLYDSVSSQVYVGVDKINETSKGTNWGARWKKAVDDTARKVITHNGSPISAYYFSSCGGHTENIELAWTNSSAQPYLKGVSDKDSSGKAYCQQSGNSSFSWTAAFSKADLESKLGVTGFSGVGITKTGVSPRIAKLDILKSDGSKTTMAGSTFRSKLGLKSTWIYQMGGVFPDVALDHWASAQITNLVERGVIGGYPDGSFRPESPVTRSQFAKMLCLALGISSAGASEFTDSQGHWAEGYIQALALRGVVGGYPDGTFKPEAQINRAEICAIIARALDLTQGPTPAAFPDIADHWAAPNIRLIASNGIVNGYTDGSFKPNASAKRSEVSAIVYRMFGFAQ; encoded by the coding sequence ATGCGCAAAAAGTCATTTATCTTAATCGTCTTAGCAAGCCTGGTCTTTCTCTACGCAACGCCTGTTCCGGCGGCTGCCGCTGACTATACCTTTAAAGGCTACGGCTTCGGGCACGGTATCGGCCTGTGCCAGTGGGGCGCCAAGGGGAGGGCGAGCGCGGGGCAGGCCTACGAGCAAATCCTTACCCACTATTACCAGGGGACGCAAATCACGAGCGACTACAATGTGCCGCCTACGGTTCGCGTTCGCCTCTTCGACAAAGCGAATCTTACCAAAGTCTTCTTCGCGGGCGAGAACTCAACGACGATAGATTTTGTCAACACCGACGGTACTTATGCTTACCAGGGCGCCGTAGGCAAGTGGTCGGCAATCTCCAACGAGCGGGGCCTTTTAAGCCTCATCGGCCCGGACGGCACGGTAGGCGCCGAGAACCTGGCGAGCCCCATCATCGCCACCAACGCCGCCGACAACATCATCGTCTACAATGCGAGCGCCAAGCGATTCCATTCTTATAAGGGAAGCATGTACGTCTATTCGACCGGCAAAGCCTCGCTCTATGTCGTCAATTACATACAATTCGAGCCGTTTTATCTCTACGGGCTAGGCGAGGTGCCTTCGAGCTGGCCGTATGATGCACTTTATGCGCAAGCTATCGCGGCGCGCTCCTACGCCATCAAGAACATGAAGCCGCAGGCCGCCTTCGACCTCTACGACTCGGTATCGAGCCAGGTCTACGTCGGTGTCGACAAGATAAACGAGACCTCGAAGGGGACCAATTGGGGCGCGAGATGGAAGAAGGCGGTCGACGACACCGCGCGAAAAGTAATCACGCATAACGGGTCGCCGATATCGGCTTATTATTTTTCGAGTTGCGGCGGGCACACGGAGAACATCGAGCTTGCCTGGACTAACTCTAGCGCTCAACCTTACCTTAAGGGCGTAAGCGATAAAGACTCGTCAGGGAAGGCCTACTGTCAGCAGAGCGGCAATTCGAGCTTCTCGTGGACAGCCGCTTTTAGTAAAGCGGACCTCGAGTCGAAGCTTGGAGTGACCGGGTTCTCCGGCGTCGGGATAACAAAGACGGGTGTGTCGCCGCGCATCGCCAAACTGGATATCTTAAAATCCGACGGCTCGAAGACGACGATGGCCGGGAGCACCTTCCGCTCGAAGCTCGGCCTGAAGAGCACCTGGATATATCAGATGGGCGGCGTCTTCCCGGATGTGGCGCTCGACCACTGGGCATCCGCGCAAATCACAAATCTCGTGGAGCGCGGCGTTATCGGCGGCTACCCCGACGGCTCGTTCAGGCCGGAATCGCCGGTTACCAGGTCGCAGTTTGCCAAGATGCTCTGCTTGGCGCTGGGCATATCGAGCGCGGGCGCGAGCGAATTTACCGACTCACAGGGACACTGGGCCGAAGGTTATATCCAGGCGCTTGCCCTGCGCGGCGTCGTCGGCGGTTATCCGGACGGCACCTTCAAGCCCGAGGCCCAAATAAACCGCGCCGAGATATGCGCCATCATCGCGCGGGCGCTCGACCTCACGCAGGGGCCGACGCCGGCCGCGTTCCCCGATATCGCCGACCACTGGGCGGCGCCGAACATCCGGCTTATAGCCTCCAACGGCATTGTCAACGGCTATACCGACGGCAGTTTCAAGCCCAACGCGAGCGCCAAACGCTCGGAGGTCTCGGCCATCGTCTACCGCATGTTCGGGTTTGCGCAGTAG
- a CDS encoding GerMN domain-containing protein gives MKRTITLLLIVALVSLLTVLATGCEDEAKKSAPVSEAQKYNVATDAQESAATESGADAGKAIAGAKSAKAVDITVYFSDDQSEYLVSETRHIADTENLAISAMEELIKGPTESGHYATIPSETSILGIDINDRIAYVSFSKELIDKHWGGSSGELMTITSIVNTLTEFDDIQKVQILVDGKTVETIAGHSDVSRPLARDDTKIK, from the coding sequence GTGAAGAGGACCATTACATTATTGCTAATCGTTGCCTTGGTTTCTCTACTAACAGTACTTGCGACCGGCTGCGAAGACGAGGCTAAGAAGAGCGCCCCGGTGAGCGAGGCGCAAAAGTATAATGTCGCGACCGATGCCCAAGAGAGCGCGGCGACCGAGAGCGGCGCCGACGCGGGCAAAGCAATAGCCGGCGCCAAGAGCGCCAAGGCCGTCGACATCACGGTTTACTTCAGCGATGACCAGTCCGAATACCTCGTTTCCGAGACGCGCCACATAGCCGACACCGAAAACCTTGCGATATCCGCGATGGAAGAGCTTATCAAAGGCCCGACGGAGAGCGGGCACTATGCCACTATTCCATCGGAGACCTCTATTCTCGGCATTGACATAAACGACCGCATCGCCTATGTCAGTTTTTCGAAAGAACTAATCGATAAGCACTGGGGCGGCAGCTCCGGCGAGCTTATGACGATAACGTCTATCGTCAACACCCTGACCGAATTCGACGATATCCAAAAAGTCCAAATACTCGTCGACGGAAAGACCGTCGAGACTATCGCAGGCCACTCGGATGTAAGCAGACCTCTTGCCCGGGACGACACGAAGATAAAGTAG
- a CDS encoding N-acetylmuramoyl-L-alanine amidase: MVKRGPAALLLVLSLIFAFALPAHASFSDLSGNDEYYNAVVDLTSKNIISGFPDGTYRPLDPLTRAQMAKLICLAKQYPQPTAAADVFKDVPFDHWGTDYIKASSAAGIVRGYTDGTFKPEQRITRAELARMLRRAIEMPVISTSTPSFSDVASGYWAYGEIKTVAYYGIMGGANGKFRPAEYATRAEIALAVHNMLNANLTPPEQQPSPPLDDGKIIVAIDAGHGGKDPGAVAKSNGLKEKDVNLAVALKVRDLLKNAGIEVVMTRETDVFLDLSQRATQANNANADIFISIHHNGNVNPDVDGTAVFSHPNSQEGARLAKSIQDELVKAFGWAGVKGKDDGIKTADFKVLRETLMPAVLCESAFLSNADEAALLATDEFRQKEAEGIFRGIAKYLGLSI, translated from the coding sequence ATGGTGAAACGAGGGCCGGCAGCACTGCTTCTTGTTTTAAGTCTTATTTTTGCGTTCGCTCTTCCCGCGCATGCTTCGTTTAGCGATTTATCCGGCAACGACGAGTATTACAACGCTGTAGTCGACCTTACATCGAAGAATATCATCTCGGGATTCCCGGATGGCACCTATCGTCCCCTCGACCCTTTGACCAGGGCGCAGATGGCTAAGCTTATCTGTTTGGCCAAGCAGTACCCGCAACCGACCGCGGCCGCGGACGTCTTCAAAGACGTCCCGTTCGACCACTGGGGCACGGATTATATCAAAGCGAGTTCCGCCGCCGGGATTGTCCGCGGCTACACGGACGGGACATTCAAACCCGAACAGCGGATTACCAGGGCCGAGTTGGCGCGCATGTTGCGCCGTGCTATCGAAATGCCCGTGATTTCAACGAGCACTCCAAGTTTTAGCGATGTCGCGTCGGGCTACTGGGCGTACGGTGAGATAAAGACCGTCGCTTACTACGGCATCATGGGTGGTGCGAACGGCAAATTCCGCCCCGCCGAATACGCGACGCGGGCCGAGATTGCTCTGGCTGTCCACAACATGCTAAACGCGAATTTGACCCCGCCCGAACAGCAGCCGTCGCCGCCGCTGGATGACGGTAAGATAATTGTGGCGATCGATGCCGGGCATGGCGGTAAAGACCCCGGTGCGGTAGCCAAGAGCAACGGCTTGAAAGAAAAAGATGTCAATTTAGCGGTCGCTCTGAAAGTGCGCGACCTGTTGAAAAACGCGGGCATCGAGGTCGTCATGACCCGCGAGACCGATGTATTTTTGGATTTGAGCCAACGCGCTACGCAGGCGAACAACGCCAACGCCGATATTTTTATCAGCATCCACCATAATGGAAATGTCAACCCCGACGTGGACGGCACCGCCGTCTTCAGCCACCCGAATTCGCAAGAGGGCGCGCGCCTCGCGAAAAGCATCCAAGACGAGCTGGTCAAAGCGTTTGGTTGGGCGGGAGTCAAAGGCAAAGACGACGGCATCAAGACCGCGGATTTCAAGGTCTTAAGAGAGACGCTTATGCCCGCGGTTCTATGCGAGTCGGCATTCTTAAGCAACGCGGATGAAGCGGCGCTCCTGGCGACCGATGAGTTTCGCCAAAAAGAGGCCGAGGGGATATTCAGGGGCATCGCCAAATATCTCGGATTATCGATTTAA
- a CDS encoding glycosyltransferase family 4 protein — MRVLHVNNVANVPAGLVEGLRKIGIDASLYQPYTGINTSGKLGKLKVVSNRIADMRALRSKIARERFDIVHIHYAYFGMLGVLGGYPYRLHCHGTDIRRNLYHPLFKAVTKISLDRAERVFYSTPDLKVHAEKARADAIFIPNPIRTELFEPRGFEGAANKVLLISRIDKIKGVDVAFRALERVKKDNPGLSIDALTWGPDLDRFKDCGFVNFIPKMTHEELARLIPNYRVVVGQFELGIMGMSEMEAMACARPVVCHFKYQDWYAEAPPLALAKTEDEIVERVEELLEKPDLREELGLAGREWVVKYHDYIAVAERLAKLYTDG; from the coding sequence ATGAGAGTATTACACGTCAACAACGTCGCAAACGTGCCCGCGGGCCTGGTGGAGGGCTTGCGGAAAATCGGTATAGACGCCTCTCTATACCAGCCGTACACCGGCATAAACACCAGCGGCAAATTGGGCAAATTGAAGGTCGTCTCAAATCGTATCGCGGATATGCGGGCGCTTCGCTCAAAGATAGCGCGCGAGCGCTTCGATATCGTCCACATCCACTACGCCTACTTCGGCATGCTCGGGGTGCTCGGCGGTTACCCGTACCGGCTCCACTGCCACGGGACCGATATCCGGCGAAACCTCTACCATCCCCTTTTCAAAGCGGTTACGAAAATAAGTCTCGACCGGGCCGAGCGTGTCTTTTATTCCACGCCTGATTTGAAGGTCCACGCCGAGAAAGCGCGGGCCGACGCGATCTTCATACCCAACCCGATTCGCACGGAACTCTTCGAGCCCCGGGGTTTCGAGGGCGCCGCGAACAAGGTCCTCTTAATCAGCAGAATCGACAAGATTAAAGGGGTCGATGTCGCGTTTCGGGCACTCGAGCGCGTCAAAAAAGACAACCCAGGCCTGAGCATCGACGCCCTGACGTGGGGTCCCGACCTGGACAGGTTTAAAGATTGCGGTTTTGTGAACTTCATCCCCAAAATGACGCACGAAGAGTTGGCGCGCCTCATCCCGAATTATCGGGTCGTCGTCGGACAATTCGAGTTGGGGATCATGGGGATGTCGGAGATGGAGGCGATGGCCTGCGCCCGCCCGGTGGTCTGCCATTTCAAGTATCAGGACTGGTACGCTGAGGCGCCGCCGCTCGCGCTCGCCAAAACCGAGGACGAGATAGTCGAGCGCGTAGAGGAACTATTGGAAAAACCCGACCTCCGCGAAGAGCTGGGCCTTGCGGGGCGAGAGTGGGTCGTAAAGTACCATGACTATATCGCGGTCGCCGAGCGCCTGGCTAAGTTGTATACGGATGGTTAG
- a CDS encoding LCP family protein encodes MYEGKHSAAKPRKRDYIRVFTLWALMIALFVGAGSFVFARILEERIHTGTPAHGADEELACNAPEENEPATFLLLGSDTRGGEDERGLADTIMVLRVNPDKKIGYLISIPRDTRVDIPGKGKRKINAAYQYGGPDLMIETVEDFLGLDINHYAVVDFQGFKDIIDALGGIDIDVEKRLVDDRHQIDIRPGYQHLDGEEALKYVRIRRVDDDFGRIERQQKFLKAVMDKLLRVSSLLRIPQLADITSRNLKTDPELGVTRMIGYGKNFKSLGRENLHMVTVPGTPQEIGGGSYVIADEGELAWILERIRSDLPLELTEEEKENLNIRVEVQNGSGTAGIAHKMAEKLGALNFKIREVGNAQSFTYYDTQIIASEEKAELARRVQSKLGFGRVVVEGASSETIDVLVIVGRDYSRMIGESDD; translated from the coding sequence TTGTACGAGGGAAAGCACTCAGCGGCAAAACCGCGCAAGCGTGATTACATTCGGGTCTTTACGCTCTGGGCATTGATGATAGCACTCTTCGTCGGCGCCGGGAGTTTTGTCTTCGCCAGAATTCTCGAGGAGAGAATCCACACCGGCACGCCGGCCCACGGCGCGGATGAGGAACTCGCATGTAACGCCCCCGAAGAAAACGAGCCCGCCACTTTTTTGCTTCTCGGCAGCGACACCAGGGGCGGAGAAGACGAGCGGGGTCTTGCCGATACCATCATGGTGTTGAGGGTCAACCCCGACAAAAAAATCGGCTATCTCATCTCGATTCCCAGGGACACCAGGGTCGATATTCCCGGCAAAGGCAAGCGCAAAATCAATGCCGCGTACCAGTACGGCGGCCCCGACTTAATGATAGAGACAGTCGAGGATTTTCTAGGGCTAGACATCAACCATTACGCGGTCGTCGATTTTCAAGGATTTAAAGATATCATCGACGCGCTCGGCGGTATCGATATCGACGTGGAGAAGAGGCTCGTCGACGATCGCCACCAAATCGATATACGCCCCGGCTACCAGCATCTCGATGGGGAAGAAGCGCTCAAGTATGTCCGCATTCGCAGGGTCGATGACGACTTCGGGCGCATCGAGAGGCAGCAGAAATTTCTCAAAGCCGTGATGGACAAGCTTCTGCGGGTGAGCTCGCTTTTGAGGATACCGCAGCTTGCCGACATTACGTCGCGAAACCTTAAGACCGACCCCGAACTCGGCGTTACGCGGATGATAGGATACGGCAAGAACTTCAAATCGCTGGGACGGGAAAACCTCCACATGGTCACGGTGCCCGGTACGCCGCAAGAAATCGGCGGCGGAAGCTATGTCATCGCCGATGAGGGTGAACTCGCCTGGATACTCGAGCGAATCCGCTCCGACCTGCCGCTCGAACTTACCGAAGAAGAAAAAGAGAATCTTAATATCCGGGTCGAGGTTCAAAACGGCAGCGGCACAGCCGGCATCGCCCACAAGATGGCCGAAAAGCTCGGCGCGTTGAATTTCAAGATACGCGAGGTGGGGAACGCGCAGAGCTTCACCTACTACGATACGCAAATCATCGCCTCCGAAGAGAAGGCCGAATTGGCGAGGCGCGTCCAGTCGAAATTGGGTTTTGGACGTGTGGTCGTCGAGGGAGCGAGTTCCGAAACAATCGATGTCCTGGTCATCGTCGGCAGGGACTACAGCCGCATGATAGGCGAGTCCGACGACTAA
- a CDS encoding sugar transferase has protein sequence MFTKIRAIIESGLFSFVLFHGFVLLYNRLLRQTEIGDTAVANEIEVILLIGAYYLTAVFCGYWAGWRSKTDGWIIGILGYLLFSVIRINISAQDVPSLLPYPFHIKVLVGYIPILTLLMFGGIIGEQRAHYAPASQKHMIIYPLIKRVLDFAASIAALMFLAPIMFAIAIGIKLASPGPIFFHQRRVGRHGRIINIIKFRTMIPDADSIIDRFQLFGAQDEDVCQIQDDPRVFPFGKFLRTTSLDELPQLINISKGEMSLVGPRPLVPEELEVSDDNLKRLEVKPGLTGLAQVNGRGNITFGERLALDIEYVDNQSFFLDLKVMLLTLWRVLSRRGAF, from the coding sequence ATGTTCACTAAAATCAGAGCGATAATCGAATCGGGCCTTTTTTCGTTTGTTTTATTCCACGGATTCGTGCTCCTTTACAACCGGCTCCTGCGGCAGACCGAAATCGGCGACACGGCGGTCGCCAACGAAATCGAAGTCATACTTCTAATAGGAGCCTATTATTTGACCGCGGTATTCTGCGGATATTGGGCCGGCTGGCGCTCGAAGACCGACGGCTGGATAATCGGCATATTAGGCTACCTTTTGTTTAGCGTGATAAGAATAAATATATCCGCGCAGGATGTCCCGTCGCTGTTGCCGTATCCCTTCCATATAAAGGTACTCGTCGGTTATATCCCCATATTGACGTTGCTGATGTTCGGCGGCATCATCGGCGAGCAGCGCGCGCATTACGCGCCGGCCAGCCAAAAACATATGATCATATACCCGCTGATAAAGCGGGTCCTTGACTTCGCGGCAAGTATAGCGGCCTTGATGTTCCTGGCGCCTATAATGTTCGCGATCGCCATCGGCATAAAACTCGCCTCTCCGGGGCCGATATTCTTCCACCAGAGACGCGTGGGCCGGCATGGGCGCATCATCAATATCATAAAATTCAGGACGATGATACCCGACGCGGACAGTATAATCGACCGGTTCCAATTGTTCGGCGCCCAAGACGAAGATGTCTGCCAGATTCAGGACGACCCGCGGGTCTTCCCGTTCGGAAAGTTCTTGAGAACGACCAGCCTCGATGAGCTACCTCAGCTCATCAACATCTCTAAGGGTGAGATGAGCCTGGTCGGACCGAGGCCGCTCGTCCCCGAAGAGCTGGAAGTCTCGGACGACAACCTCAAACGCCTCGAAGTAAAACCCGGCCTAACCGGCCTGGCGCAGGTCAACGGGCGCGGCAATATCACATTCGGCGAGCGCCTCGCGCTGGATATCGAATACGTCGACAACCAATCGTTCTTTCTCGACCTTAAAGTTATGCTCTTGACCTTATGGCGGGTTCTCTCGCGACGGGGAGCTTTTTAG
- a CDS encoding S-layer homology domain-containing protein, protein MLYYYKVKKRHAFRIKELLLATLLAVLALAYFYPDSLANNVMPVLERPSLPLLNPSALSSKSKISVEGAEVENEPGAVTLEKAVRVKKDLDEEGRRREAAELQYSLDLIAGIDESTPEAQTRIKIIMQDIDKTISYFLAGNTASEKLEILKDYEGANLAYVYYPNYGVHFNPVTTANMAFEHYSKGNHEKFVAITDELLAHAIEPTFPGVGAYYIWENHFDLEFGSRKFAAPWRSAMAQGLILDLAGKCYEITGEKKYLRAGEKILNSFRVPWDKGGVTDYDEHGNWYLEVAATDQLKILNGFLFTLDSLHDYHERTGNKKALKLFDAGIAEAKEHLGEYDLGYWSNYSLVKGNKASFEYHKIHTTLLYRLYDFTGEAAFKEYADKFNNYLKYNFIDIPQEHRSFTQITALSKAGIVTNENGWFGPHNVMTKTEFAVWLCRIKNWSPNRVFHGYYRDVGRDRSNWGYIETLKERGVDLGGKDGLFGPDDEVARDEAAAILGAAYNTPIDEKPVMKDVPADHKYYNEIGLAVGNELMGLYGPNFFRPELKLTREQAALVFYKLLSK, encoded by the coding sequence ATGCTCTATTATTATAAAGTAAAAAAGCGTCACGCATTTAGAATAAAAGAGTTGTTGTTGGCCACGCTCCTCGCGGTGCTGGCGCTGGCATACTTCTACCCGGACTCGCTCGCCAATAACGTGATGCCGGTTCTGGAGCGGCCTTCCCTGCCGCTCCTCAACCCGAGCGCCTTGTCGAGCAAGTCAAAGATATCCGTCGAAGGCGCCGAGGTAGAAAACGAGCCGGGCGCCGTTACTCTCGAAAAAGCGGTGCGGGTCAAGAAAGACTTGGACGAGGAGGGCCGGAGACGCGAGGCGGCGGAACTCCAATACAGCCTCGACCTCATCGCCGGAATCGACGAGAGCACCCCCGAAGCTCAGACGCGCATCAAAATAATCATGCAGGATATAGATAAGACCATAAGCTATTTCCTCGCCGGAAACACGGCGTCGGAGAAGTTGGAGATTTTAAAAGATTACGAGGGCGCTAATCTGGCGTATGTCTATTACCCGAACTACGGGGTCCATTTCAACCCGGTTACCACCGCCAACATGGCGTTCGAGCACTACTCCAAAGGCAACCACGAGAAATTCGTCGCAATCACCGACGAACTCCTTGCCCATGCGATAGAGCCGACATTCCCGGGCGTCGGCGCCTATTATATCTGGGAAAACCACTTCGACCTCGAATTCGGGTCGCGCAAATTCGCCGCCCCCTGGAGGTCCGCGATGGCGCAAGGCCTCATCCTCGACCTCGCCGGAAAATGCTACGAAATAACCGGCGAAAAGAAGTACCTGCGTGCCGGCGAAAAGATTTTAAACTCCTTCCGCGTACCTTGGGATAAAGGCGGCGTCACCGACTATGACGAGCACGGCAACTGGTATTTAGAGGTGGCCGCGACCGACCAACTCAAGATTCTCAACGGGTTTCTGTTTACGCTCGACAGCCTCCACGATTACCACGAGCGTACCGGCAATAAAAAGGCGCTTAAACTGTTCGACGCCGGTATAGCCGAGGCGAAAGAGCACTTGGGCGAGTACGACCTCGGTTACTGGTCGAACTATTCACTCGTCAAAGGCAATAAGGCGAGTTTTGAATACCACAAGATCCACACCACGCTCCTCTACCGGCTCTACGACTTCACCGGCGAAGCGGCGTTCAAGGAGTACGCGGATAAGTTCAATAATTACCTTAAATACAACTTCATAGATATCCCGCAAGAACACCGCTCGTTTACGCAGATAACCGCGCTCAGCAAGGCGGGAATCGTCACCAACGAAAACGGCTGGTTCGGCCCGCACAATGTGATGACCAAGACCGAGTTCGCGGTCTGGCTCTGCCGGATAAAGAACTGGTCTCCAAATCGGGTCTTCCACGGGTATTACCGGGATGTCGGGCGCGACCGCTCCAATTGGGGCTACATCGAAACGCTCAAGGAGCGAGGCGTAGACCTTGGCGGCAAAGATGGGCTGTTCGGCCCGGATGATGAGGTCGCCAGAGATGAGGCCGCCGCAATCCTGGGCGCCGCGTACAATACGCCGATCGACGAAAAACCTGTCATGAAAGACGTGCCCGCGGACCATAAGTATTATAACGAGATAGGCCTGGCTGTCGGCAACGAGCTGATGGGCCTATACGGGCCGAACTTCTTCAGGCCCGAGCTTAAGCTCACCCGCGAGCAAGCGGCGCTCGTCTTTTACAAACTGCTCTCCAAATAG
- a CDS encoding O-antigen ligase family protein, producing MSELVAVRSKAFPHVYIIVAGAAVLLGMLGASLPFSKFILIIAGAIVAAFALANTTFAIVLLVTAVPLVGFGVNLGPVPIDAVTICTALVIISYAIHNLGTGDKRPSVPYAWAFLAFLVFGAVSAVVAPSTVESAAVIIRFIGYFALVYAVGYSVRSREALTWILILMIVAGAITGLYGIYQYTYAPQTAKIGLYDLSDEVAARVGSTFENPNFYAEYLVLMVPLGLALVLGSRGLFRRFAMGGATLLLFAALILTYTRGSWMATGIGVILMSLLTNAWLVWVWIALFAVAFAAAPGVASRLASITNITGGTAGFRMKLWRIAAGIIREHPLIGVGIGNYYDVFTEYIFRHPELSVGWVIYGAHNSYLTFWAETGIFGILSFVAIILISIKYGLYLSRAKAKDRYLSWINSAIVAGVIGFAINSLTSNSFHHPQPAVFFWLLLGLQVAIDGLGPEPAHHEVSPYAEGSSILRNLNRAKATLSAAYQAHAINRIILFSGGIWRKSGLMVWLFKKPATPSLAVGSTFYAPVKRTARAFRGWGEATLMAKFAAEVAERPFVASLLFAGIALAVWALSVPAVGR from the coding sequence TTGTCCGAACTAGTTGCGGTACGCTCCAAAGCTTTTCCACATGTGTATATTATCGTCGCCGGCGCGGCGGTACTTCTCGGCATGCTCGGAGCGTCTCTGCCGTTCTCTAAGTTTATTCTTATCATCGCGGGGGCGATTGTCGCGGCTTTCGCGCTTGCCAACACCACATTCGCCATTGTCCTTTTGGTCACGGCGGTTCCGCTGGTCGGTTTTGGCGTCAACTTAGGTCCGGTTCCGATCGACGCGGTCACTATCTGCACGGCGCTTGTCATCATCTCGTACGCTATTCATAATTTAGGCACCGGCGACAAGCGACCGTCGGTCCCGTACGCTTGGGCGTTCCTGGCGTTCCTGGTCTTTGGGGCCGTCTCGGCGGTCGTCGCGCCATCGACGGTCGAATCGGCCGCGGTCATAATCCGCTTCATCGGCTATTTCGCGCTTGTCTACGCGGTCGGCTATTCGGTAAGGTCCCGGGAAGCGCTGACCTGGATATTAATACTCATGATAGTCGCCGGCGCAATCACCGGTCTTTACGGGATATACCAATACACTTACGCGCCGCAGACGGCGAAGATAGGCCTCTACGATTTGTCCGATGAGGTCGCCGCCAGGGTCGGCTCGACCTTTGAAAACCCCAATTTCTACGCGGAATATCTCGTGCTTATGGTGCCGCTCGGCTTGGCGTTGGTGCTGGGCTCGCGAGGGTTGTTTCGCCGGTTTGCAATGGGGGGCGCGACGCTGCTCCTCTTCGCCGCGCTCATCCTTACCTATACCAGGGGCAGTTGGATGGCTACCGGGATAGGCGTTATTCTGATGTCGTTGCTGACGAACGCTTGGCTGGTTTGGGTCTGGATAGCGCTTTTTGCGGTCGCGTTCGCCGCCGCGCCCGGCGTCGCCAGCCGCCTCGCCAGTATCACCAATATCACCGGAGGTACCGCCGGTTTTCGGATGAAGCTTTGGCGGATTGCGGCCGGCATCATCCGGGAGCACCCGTTGATAGGTGTCGGCATCGGCAACTATTACGATGTCTTTACCGAGTACATCTTCCGGCATCCCGAGTTGAGTGTCGGTTGGGTCATATACGGCGCGCACAACTCCTACCTTACGTTTTGGGCGGAGACAGGTATCTTCGGCATCTTATCGTTCGTCGCCATCATCCTTATCTCGATAAAATACGGCCTCTATCTCTCGCGCGCCAAGGCCAAAGACAGGTATCTCTCCTGGATAAACTCGGCTATTGTCGCCGGCGTAATCGGCTTTGCCATAAACAGCCTGACCAGCAACAGCTTCCATCACCCGCAGCCCGCGGTCTTCTTCTGGCTCCTCCTTGGCTTACAGGTCGCCATAGACGGTTTGGGTCCTGAGCCGGCGCATCACGAGGTCTCCCCATATGCCGAGGGGAGTTCTATTCTGCGCAACCTCAACCGGGCCAAGGCTACTCTTTCCGCCGCTTACCAGGCGCACGCAATCAACCGGATTATCCTGTTCAGCGGCGGGATATGGCGGAAGAGCGGCCTCATGGTATGGCTCTTTAAGAAACCGGCGACCCCGTCGCTCGCGGTCGGGAGCACGTTCTACGCCCCAGTGAAGCGGACGGCACGAGCGTTTCGCGGCTGGGGAGAGGCCACGCTCATGGCCAAGTTTGCCGCGGAGGTCGCCGAAAGGCCGTTTGTCGCGTCGCTGCTCTTTGCGGGAATCGCTCTGGCGGTCTGGGCGCTCTCAGTACCGGCGGTCGGCCGATGA